In Halopiger aswanensis, the DNA window GTTGGGGAATTGGATGTACGCGGACATTCGCCCCGACCGTAATGCGAAAGGCTGCTCGCCCGAATTCACGAGTAATGAGCGACGACGACAGCGTCATCCAGCGCGCCAGCGACGTCGGGTCGGCGGAGGCGCCGCCGGTCGAGGAAAAGCCCTACAAGATCATCTTCGAGGCCAACAAGTGCTTCGGCGCGGGCAAGTGCGCCGAGGTCAGCGACAACTGGGAGATGTCGATCGCCTCCGGGATGGCCCAGCCCAAAGCGTACTTCATCGACGACGAAGACCTCGAGCACAACGTCCGTGCGGCCGAGGTCTGTCCGGCCAAGAAGGACGACGGCTGTATCCACGTCGTCGACCGCCGGACGGACGAGGAGATCGCGCCGGATCCCCACGGCGACGGGACGCTGAGCGTCGACTGGTAACTCGAGCGGGTCCGGCGGTAGGACGAACCGCTCGAGACACACCGAAACGCACATCCCGACCCGGCGTCAACCAGCGATTGCCTTCTGTGCGAGGGTAGCCAAGCAGGCCAACGGCGGTGGGCTTAAGACCCGCTCCCGTAGGGGTCCTTGGGTTCAAATCCCAACCCTCGCATGTCGCCGCGAACACACCGTGAGCGGCGACTGCGTTTGCGGATTTGAACTACGCCAGTCGCAGCGTCCGAACGTAGTGAGGACGACCGTCTGGAGGTGGTTCAAATCCCAACCCTCGCAGATCTTTCCGAATCGCTCGTGAGCAGCGACTCCACGACGCGGACGATTCTATCGGCGATTCTCCTCTCGAGCCCAGACGTCGCTCGAACTAGCAACTGATCCGGACCATCCCTGACCGACAACTCGTCTGGGTGCCGTCTATCGGAGGAGATCGTATATAACGATAGAGTATTTATTCCTACTGTAGATTACCGATACCCGAATTAGATACGATTAAGTTACGGAATCAAGAAGGAAGCTGCAGAGACACATGATGACCGACACATGTCGGACCCATCTCGAGCGAGCGATCGAACGCGGAGGAAACAAATGACGAAGTCGCTGCTCACCCACCTGCTCGTCCCGATAGCGAACGAGAAGGATGCCACCGCGACGTGTCGCGGCCTCGAGTCGTACGTCGGCGCCGAGACGGAGACGATCACCGTCGTCCACGTCATCGAGAAGGCGGGCGGCTACATGGATAAGGCGCCGCTCGAGGCGCGAGAACAGCAGGCCGAGCGGGTGTTCGAGATCGTCGAGGGCCACTTCGCTGACGGTCCGCAGGTGCGACGGGAACTCCGGTACGGAACCGACGTGATCGACGAGATCGTCGCAGCGGCCAACGAGTTCGACGTCTCGGCGATCGGGTTCACGCCGCGGTCGGAGAGCCGGGTTCGCGAACTGCTGGCGGGCGATCCCGCGTACCGGCTGATCACCGAGAGTCGGCATCCGGTCATCGTCTTCTCGGACGCGACGGAGCAGGAATCCTAACCTAACGATCTATCTGGTAATCGTCGGCGCGGGCAACATCAGCACAAATCTGATTCGACCGCTTCCGGACGGCTATCTCGTCGTTGCACTCGAGCGAGACGGCGACGTGCGGTGCGGTCTTCCGACGGTTGAATCTGTACCGTGATCGGCTCACCAGCTGCCGCCGCTCGGTCGACTATCGCTGCGGTCGCGATGCTCGACTCATTGCTGGGACGCAATCGGTGTCGCCGTCTCGAGTGAAAGGAGAATCAAGCCGGCTCTGGGAATCCAGCCCCGTACCGAGGTTAGCGATAGAGCCCGGCGCGAAGCAACATCCCGCGGAACAGCACCAGCACGGGGATGATCTCGAGGCGACCGACCCACATGTTCAGCAGGAAGACGACCTTCGCGGGCGTGGGCATCTCCGGCCCCGTAATCCCGGCGGAGAGCCCGACCGTACTCTGGGCGCTCATCACCTCGAACAGCACGTACTCGGCGCGGACGTCGGTCGGCAGCGTCGCCAGTAGCACGGCGACGCCGACCGCCAAGAAGAGCAGCCAGAGAACGAACACGATCGCCGCCTCCTCGAGTTCCCTGCTGGCCTGGGCCTCGCTGAGCGATCGGTCGCCGATCCGGAGCCGGCGGACCGCCGAGGACGGCGTGAAGATCCCGGCGATCCGCCAGCGGGCGCCCCTGACCAGCGTGATCGCTCGGATGAGCTTGATGCCGCCGACGGTCGACCCCGCCGCGGCGCCGGTGAGCATACCGGCGCAGACGATCAGCGTCGCGTCCGCGGTCCAGATCTGTTCGGCGCCGTTGCCGATCGCCGTCGTGCCGAATCCGGCGTTCGAGGTCCCCGAAACGAACTGGAACAGGCCGTAGCGGAACGACTCCTCGAGCGTGTCGTAGGTTCCGCGGAGGTAGAGCGTGCCCGTCAGGACCAGCGAGCCGATGGAGAACCAGATGAATACCCAGCGCGTCTGCAGATCGGTGTAGAAGTTCTCGAGTTCACCCTTGAACAGGAGGTAGTGAACGGGGAAGGCGATGCTGCCGGCAACCATGATCGGGATGACGGCGTACTCGATCGCGGCGCTGTCGTAGTGGCCGATCGAGTCGGCGTGAATCGAGAACCCGCCGGTGGCGATGCCGGTCATCGCGTGGTTGATCGCGCCCCACAGCGGCATGCCGGCGACGAAGAGCAGCGCGATCCCGCCGACGGTGAGGATTACGTAAATCTTCCAGATTTCCCGGACCGTCGAGATGATGCTGGGATGAATCTTCGTCGACCGGGCCTCGCTCTCGTACAGCGTGAGCGAGCCGCTGCCAGGACGTGCCAGAATGGCGACGGTGAGGACGATGACGCCGACCCCGCCGATCCACTCGGTAAAGGAGCGCCACCACAGGAGCGTCGCCGGCAGTTGTTCCTCGGTGTGAGCCATCGTCAACCCGGTCGAGGTGAAGCCGCTGAGACTCTCGAAGATCCCGTTCAGCGGATCGCGGAAGGCGGCGGTCGTCTCGTTGAGTGCCGGGGCATTCGCCCACGCGGGGAACGGGTCTATCGCGATCGTCCACGCGATCAACAGGAACGGGAGGCCGCCGAAGACGCCCACCGCCGCCCACGCGGCTGCTGCGATGAGCATCCCGTGGAGTTTGTCCGGTTCGGGCGCGTCGGAAAACTGGCGTACGAGTCCGGCGCCGAGACCGAACACGATGAGCCCTGCGGCGATGAGGGGCGGAATCGCGTAGAACTCGTCGTAGAGAATCGCTACGCCGGTCGAAACGAACATCATCAGCGAAATGATCCGCAGGATGCGCCCGACGTCCCGACCGACCGTCCGAAACTCGACTCTCATTACTGTGAACCCGTAAACGCCGCGACCGCATCCGACAGCGTCGCGTCGTCGGTAAAGACAGTCACCGTATCGCCGGCGTGAATCGTCGTTCCTCCCTTCGGCGCTCGCACCTCACCGTCGCGCTCGAGCGCGACGACGAGACAGCCGTCGGGGAGTCGGCCCTTCTCTTGGGCCGTCGACAGCACCTGCCCGTTCATCGGGGCGTCGTCGGTGACGGTTAGCTCGATCAGTTCGGTCTGATCGTCGAGTTCGATGAAGTCGCTGACGTTCGGGTAACGAACGGAGTGATAGAGGTAGTCGGCGATCAGCCGCTGGGGGTTCTCGATCAGGGACACGCCGATCTTCTCGAACACCGGCAGGTTTTCCGGCTCGTGAACGACGCTGACGAGGTTGGGCACGTCGTGTTCCTGCGCGAGCAACATCACCATGATGTTGACCGCGTCGACGTCCGTCGTCGAAATAACGGCGTCTGCACGGTCGATGTCGGCATCCTGCAGCGTGCCGTGGTTCGTCGCGTCGGCGTTCAGGACGAGGCAGTCGTACTCCGCCGAGACCTCGTTAGCCCGTTCCTCGTCGGTTTCGATGACGACCACGTCGTTGCCGTCGTTGACCGCGAGATCGATCAAATTCGAGCCGATGCTTCCCGCGCCGATGATTACGATATACATGTGAATCTCACCAGGGAATGGCCGCCGGACGCGGCCCGCTTGCGCTCGTCAGCGCCACCGCAGCCGCGATCCGTCGACCGCGTGGAGGGCACGCCGATCCGGTTCGCTACCGGTATCGTCGTCGGATCTTATGCTATTGATTACGGATTGCCCAATATAAACTCACCCATATTACGTATTCGATAATGCCGTCAGAATCCAAATGACATTCGGGCCACAGATGCGAACGGGACTACGGAGAGCCGCCGAGGTGCGCCACCGCTCTCGAGAAGCCGGGTATCCGCGATCGAGTGTCGGCGGACTACGCCGCCGACGCTGCGCGCTCGAGGTACGCGGGCGGCACCGCGTCGGTCGTGTACGTTTCTTCGCCGCGCTTGGTGATCCGACGGCCATCTGCGAGCATCGCCGCGGCGTCGACGACTAATACGACCGGCTCGGCGGCGTGGCGCTGTCCGACCCGTCGGGCCGCCTTCCGGCTCTCCGAGAGGTGGACCTGCTGGCGCGACATCGGCTTGAGCCCCTCCTCGCGGATCGACGCGAGATTCTCGGGCGCGGTGCCGTGGTAGAGGTCGTCGGGCACCGGCGAATCCGTCGGGTCCGAGGCGCTTTGCGCCTCGCTCTCGAGGTCGACGTCGACCGAGTGGCCGTAGGCGGCGCGGACGCGATCTGCGTCGGAGCCGCCGTCGCTCCCCGTCCGCTCGAACCGTCCCTTCGGATCCGTCGCGATCACGCCCGCGACGTGGCGTTCGTCCGCCCAACCGTACTTGCGCTCGACCGCAGCCACGAGGTCCGCGTAGGCGGTCCAGCCGCGCTCGTCGAGGTCGATGCCGGCGTCGTCGGGGAAGTGCCGGAGCGCACCGCTCATGAACTTCGAGAGTCGCTGCCGGCGTTCACCGGAGAGCAGTTCCGAGCCGCGCTCGCCGCAGGCGGGACAGCCGTCGCCCTCGTCGGCGGAGAACGGTCCGTGCGTCGGACAGGTTCGAATCGGTGCCGTCACGGATATGCGGATGTGGACGCTCGAGCGGAAAAGGTCGCTTGGTCCGCAGTCATCTCGGCGCTCGACGCCGCCCGAGACCCGTACCGCTACTCGCCGGTCCGGAACGACAGATCCAGCGACGGCGCCGAGTGGGTCAGCGACCCCATCGAGATGACGTCGACGCCCGTCGCGGCGTAGTCGGCGACCGTCTCGAGGGAGATCCCGCCGCTGGCTTCCGCGAGCACCCCCTCGTAGTCGGCGAGCGCGTCGACGGCCTCGCGCGTCTCGGCGGGCGTCATGTTGTCCAGCAGGACGATGTCGGCGCCCGCGTCGGCCGCCCGCGGCGCGTCCGCAACCGTCTCCACCTCGACGTCGAGCTTCGTCGCGAACGACGTCCGCTCTCGGAAATGCGCGACGGCGTCCTCGAGCCCCATCTCCGCGATGTGGTTGTCCTTGACCATCACCATGTGCGAGAGATCGAGCCGGTGGGTGTCGCCCCCGCCGGCGACGACGGCTCGTTTCTCGAGGCCGCGCAGGCCCGGCGTGGTCTTGCGCGTCGCGGCGATGCGTACGTCGTCGGATTCGGTCCGGGCACGATCGACGACACGACGGGTCCGTGTCGCGATCCCCGAGGCGTGCCCGGCGAGGTTGACCGCGACGCGTTCCCCGCGGAGTACGTCCTGTGCGTCTCCCTCGACCGCGAGTAGTTCGTCGCCCGAATCGACGTGAGTGCCATCCTCGAATCGATCGACGACATCGACGCCGAGGTAGTCGAAGACGCTCGCGGCGGCCTCGAGGCCGGCGACGACGCCCGATTCCTTCGCAACGAGGCGGCCGCTCGTCTCGCCGGGGACGTGATTCGTCACGTCGTGGTGGCCGACGTCCTCGCGGAGCCAGCGGTCGATCTGCGCGTCGGTGATCATGGCAGGTTAGTCGTCTGCGGGCTGCTCCCGTTCCGCGGGTTGTTCGTCGGTGTCGTCGACGACGTAGTGACACCCCCGCGATTCGGTGTTCTCGCTCGCGGCGCGGGCGATCAACAGCGCCGCGACGCTGGCGTTCCGAAGCTCGTAGAGCTCGCGCGACGTCCGCGTGCGGATGTACGCGTCGACCTCCCCCTTGAGCCGCCGGAGAACGCCGTGGGCGCGGGCGATCTCGTCCGGATCGCGCTCGAGGCCGAGGTACTCGTCCAACGTCGCCTGCAGCCGGGTGAACTTCTCGGCGGCGAACCGCTCGGGGAGGTCGGGGTCGCGGTTGCGGAGTTCGGGGGCGTCGACGATCTCGGGCTCTGGAGCAGTCTCGACCACGTCTTCGCCAGCGCGGAGCCCCCAGACCAACCCCTCGAGCAGACTCGTACTCGCCAGGCGGTTCGCGCCGTGGACGCCGGTGCGCGCGCACTCGCCGACGGCGTAGAGTCGGCCGAGCGTGGCGCGGCCGCGGTCGTCGACGTCGATCCCGCCACAGCAGAAGTGCTCGCAGGGTGCGACCGGAATCTCGCTCTCGAGGCCGCGCTCGCGGCACTTCTCCGCGAGATCGGGGAAGTCGGCCTCGAACTCGAGGGGGCTGACGTCGAGGACGACCTCGCCCGTTTCCGCGCGCTCGCTCGCGACCGCGCGGGCGACGACGTCGCGGGGGGCGAGTTCGGCGTCGGGGTGGTAGTCGGGCATGAACCGATCGCGGTCGGCGTTGCGGAGAACGGCGCCTTCGCCGCGCAGGGCCTCTGACAGCAGGAACGGGTCCTCACCCGCATAGGCCGTCGGATGGAACTGAACGTACTCCATGTCCGCGACGTCGGCCCCGGCGAGCGCCGCCATGGCGATGCCGTCGCCGGTGGCGTCGTCCGGGTTAGTCGACCGCGAGTAAAGGGCGCCGATACCGCCGGTCGCCAGAATCGTCGCGCCGGCGTA includes these proteins:
- the nadC gene encoding carboxylating nicotinate-nucleotide diphosphorylase, producing MITDAQIDRWLREDVGHHDVTNHVPGETSGRLVAKESGVVAGLEAAASVFDYLGVDVVDRFEDGTHVDSGDELLAVEGDAQDVLRGERVAVNLAGHASGIATRTRRVVDRARTESDDVRIAATRKTTPGLRGLEKRAVVAGGGDTHRLDLSHMVMVKDNHIAEMGLEDAVAHFRERTSFATKLDVEVETVADAPRAADAGADIVLLDNMTPAETREAVDALADYEGVLAEASGGISLETVADYAATGVDVISMGSLTHSAPSLDLSFRTGE
- a CDS encoding RNA 2'-phosphotransferase; this encodes MTAPIRTCPTHGPFSADEGDGCPACGERGSELLSGERRQRLSKFMSGALRHFPDDAGIDLDERGWTAYADLVAAVERKYGWADERHVAGVIATDPKGRFERTGSDGGSDADRVRAAYGHSVDVDLESEAQSASDPTDSPVPDDLYHGTAPENLASIREEGLKPMSRQQVHLSESRKAARRVGQRHAAEPVVLVVDAAAMLADGRRITKRGEETYTTDAVPPAYLERAASAA
- a CDS encoding ferredoxin, which translates into the protein MSDDDSVIQRASDVGSAEAPPVEEKPYKIIFEANKCFGAGKCAEVSDNWEMSIASGMAQPKAYFIDDEDLEHNVRAAEVCPAKKDDGCIHVVDRRTDEEIAPDPHGDGTLSVDW
- a CDS encoding L-aspartate oxidase; the protein is MTDTIQDRAYDTADVLVVGSGIAGCAAALAAAREGADVLLVTKAERPDDASTDWAQGGISTTRGDPESLKEDIIAASDGTADPDAVDVLVENADDAVEDVLIDTLEIEFDEAERSDDGDGAFDYAREAAHSEERILHVDASTGSHILRPFLHYVDDHDRIEVRQDTAALELITHEGRVYGALSDEEPDGHPIYAGATILATGGIGALYSRSTNPDDATGDGIAMAALAGADVADMEYVQFHPTAYAGEDPFLLSEALRGEGAVLRNADRDRFMPDYHPDAELAPRDVVARAVASERAETGEVVLDVSPLEFEADFPDLAEKCRERGLESEIPVAPCEHFCCGGIDVDDRGRATLGRLYAVGECARTGVHGANRLASTSLLEGLVWGLRAGEDVVETAPEPEIVDAPELRNRDPDLPERFAAEKFTRLQATLDEYLGLERDPDEIARAHGVLRRLKGEVDAYIRTRTSRELYELRNASVAALLIARAASENTESRGCHYVVDDTDEQPAEREQPADD
- a CDS encoding universal stress protein, with amino-acid sequence MTKSLLTHLLVPIANEKDATATCRGLESYVGAETETITVVHVIEKAGGYMDKAPLEAREQQAERVFEIVEGHFADGPQVRRELRYGTDVIDEIVAAANEFDVSAIGFTPRSESRVRELLAGDPAYRLITESRHPVIVFSDATEQES
- a CDS encoding potassium channel family protein is translated as MYIVIIGAGSIGSNLIDLAVNDGNDVVVIETDEERANEVSAEYDCLVLNADATNHGTLQDADIDRADAVISTTDVDAVNIMVMLLAQEHDVPNLVSVVHEPENLPVFEKIGVSLIENPQRLIADYLYHSVRYPNVSDFIELDDQTELIELTVTDDAPMNGQVLSTAQEKGRLPDGCLVVALERDGEVRAPKGGTTIHAGDTVTVFTDDATLSDAVAAFTGSQ
- a CDS encoding TrkH family potassium uptake protein — its product is MRVEFRTVGRDVGRILRIISLMMFVSTGVAILYDEFYAIPPLIAAGLIVFGLGAGLVRQFSDAPEPDKLHGMLIAAAAWAAVGVFGGLPFLLIAWTIAIDPFPAWANAPALNETTAAFRDPLNGIFESLSGFTSTGLTMAHTEEQLPATLLWWRSFTEWIGGVGVIVLTVAILARPGSGSLTLYESEARSTKIHPSIISTVREIWKIYVILTVGGIALLFVAGMPLWGAINHAMTGIATGGFSIHADSIGHYDSAAIEYAVIPIMVAGSIAFPVHYLLFKGELENFYTDLQTRWVFIWFSIGSLVLTGTLYLRGTYDTLEESFRYGLFQFVSGTSNAGFGTTAIGNGAEQIWTADATLIVCAGMLTGAAAGSTVGGIKLIRAITLVRGARWRIAGIFTPSSAVRRLRIGDRSLSEAQASRELEEAAIVFVLWLLFLAVGVAVLLATLPTDVRAEYVLFEVMSAQSTVGLSAGITGPEMPTPAKVVFLLNMWVGRLEIIPVLVLFRGMLLRAGLYR